Proteins from a genomic interval of Liolophura sinensis isolate JHLJ2023 chromosome 3, CUHK_Ljap_v2, whole genome shotgun sequence:
- the LOC135463490 gene encoding uncharacterized protein LOC135463490, with protein MHPGDRCIPRSVSTEMYPGDRCIPRSVSTEMYRGSVYPTECIYRDVSRVSVYPTECIYRDVSRISVYPTECNYTDVSRVSVYPRECIYRDVSRISVYPTECIYRDVSRVSVYPRECIYRDVSRVSVYPTECIYRDVSRVSVYPTECNYRDASRVSVYPTECIYRDVSRVSVYPTECIYRDVSRVSVYHTECNYRDASRVSVYPTECI; from the coding sequence ATGCATCCAGGGGATCGGTGTATCCCGCGGAGTGTATCTACAGAGATGTATCCAGGGGATCGGTGTATCCCACGGAGTGTATCTACAGAGATGTATCGAGGGTCGGTGTATCCCACGGAGTGTATCTACAGAGATGTATCCAGGGTCTCGGTGTATCCCACGGAGTGCATCTACAGAGATGTATCCAGGATCTCGGTGTATCCCACGGAGTGTAACTACACAGATGTATCCAGGGTCTCGGTGTATCCCAGGGAGTGTATCTACAGAGATGTATCCAGGATCTCGGTGTATCCCACGGAGTGTATCTACAGAGATGTATCCAGGGTCTCGGTGTATCCCAGGGAGTGTATCTACAGAGATGTATCCAGGGTCTCGGTGTATCCCACGGAGTGTATCTACAGAGATGTATCCAGGGTCTCGGTGTATCCCACGGAGTGTAACTACAGAGATGCATCCAGGGTCTCGGTGTATCCCACGGAGTGTATCTACAGAGATGTATCCAGGGTCTCGGTGTATCCCACGGAGTGTATCTACAGAGATGTATCCAGGGTCTCGGTGTATCACACGGAGTGTAACTACAGAGATGCATCCAGGGTCTCGGTGTATCCCACGGAGTGTATCTAA